The following proteins are co-located in the Pedobacter sp. FW305-3-2-15-E-R2A2 genome:
- a CDS encoding SMI1/KNR4 family protein: MNTYPIAAYSDQIQRIKKKILEAKDADKNYIAFGADQHKYQLNKPATAEKITEIENKYSIELPDCYKSFVLTVGNGGIGWQDSSAGPFFGIYPLGENMNELINVDAEKYLKNRCVIHPKMTNEFWEALSQKINGDETMTDEEYDHERGNLWAGILPVGSQGCSYLHGVVLNGPYRGRVVNLDIDGQKPNFAFEKNFLDWYERWLDEVISGELIDGGTGWFGYQMGGTEEELLTIFTSSTDLAEKDDCLNGLLNKKKLKHQTLSHIERLIDVNPAYKNKLIQNICKSDYERAKPHLMELLKTDLLSVFSFIYWYAKDRAKEWLKVIEAHIFRIEDEETFRFFTYLLKETNTNYGSLITPFASHPIDEIRLQSLYTLGQLKNKKDYIEIFIEGLRDPSNRVIHASLQALSGLKDKRLLASYKELAEKFPIEQDYILANLNHRLADYGLTNKTILNHF; the protein is encoded by the coding sequence ATGAACACCTACCCAATTGCAGCATATAGCGACCAGATACAGAGAATAAAGAAAAAAATACTTGAAGCCAAAGATGCCGATAAAAATTACATCGCATTTGGAGCAGACCAGCATAAATATCAATTGAACAAGCCGGCAACAGCAGAAAAGATTACAGAGATTGAAAATAAATATTCAATTGAACTGCCAGACTGTTACAAATCATTTGTTTTGACTGTTGGAAATGGTGGTATTGGCTGGCAAGACTCTTCAGCAGGTCCTTTTTTTGGGATTTATCCCTTAGGAGAAAATATGAATGAATTAATTAATGTTGATGCAGAAAAATATTTAAAGAACCGCTGTGTGATCCATCCAAAGATGACCAACGAATTTTGGGAAGCATTATCCCAAAAAATAAATGGTGATGAAACCATGACTGATGAGGAATATGATCATGAACGAGGTAATTTATGGGCTGGAATACTTCCGGTAGGATCGCAGGGTTGCAGCTATTTGCACGGAGTAGTTTTAAACGGGCCGTATAGAGGTCGGGTGGTAAACTTAGATATAGATGGGCAAAAGCCCAACTTTGCTTTTGAGAAAAATTTTCTGGATTGGTATGAAAGGTGGTTAGATGAAGTGATTTCAGGCGAATTAATTGACGGTGGTACCGGATGGTTTGGATATCAAATGGGGGGTACTGAGGAAGAATTGCTGACCATCTTTACATCTTCGACAGATCTCGCGGAAAAGGACGACTGTTTAAATGGCTTGCTGAATAAAAAAAAATTAAAGCACCAAACCTTAAGCCACATTGAAAGATTAATCGATGTTAATCCTGCATACAAAAACAAATTGATTCAAAACATTTGTAAATCTGACTATGAGCGGGCCAAACCACATTTAATGGAATTGCTGAAAACAGACTTGCTTTCTGTCTTCAGTTTCATTTATTGGTATGCAAAGGATCGCGCTAAGGAATGGCTAAAAGTTATTGAAGCGCATATTTTTAGAATTGAAGACGAAGAAACATTCCGGTTTTTTACTTATTTACTAAAAGAGACCAACACGAATTATGGCAGCCTTATTACACCATTTGCCAGTCACCCTATAGACGAAATCAGGCTGCAGTCACTGTATACTTTGGGTCAGTTAAAAAACAAAAAAGATTATATCGAAATATTTATTGAAGGGTTAAGAGACCCGTCAAACCGGGTAATACACGCCTCATTGCAAGCCTTATCAGGGTTAAAAGATAAGCGGTTATTGGCCTCTTATAAAGAGCTCGCTGAAAAGTTTCCGATAGAACAAGACTATATCCTGGCAAACCTTAATCATAGATTAGCTGACTATGGTTTGACCAATAAGACGATTTTAAATCATTTCTGA